Proteins from one Dysgonomonas sp. HDW5A genomic window:
- a CDS encoding MBOAT family protein — MLFNSAGFAVFFIFVFSLYWFVFNKSLKWQNIFLAVCSYFFYGCWDWRFMFLLGFSTFLDYFSGLKIFESNTASKKKFWLILSVGLNLGFLGFFKYYNFFIESFAELLSSVGFTPHMTTLNIILPVGISFYTFHGLSYVFDIYFGKIKPTRNWIDYSLFVSFFPLLVAGPIERATHLLPQVEKPRVFNYSKAVDGLRQILWGLFKKVVVADNCAELANTIFNNHQHYSGSTLVLGAMLFAIQIYGDFSGYSDIALGTARLLGFELLQNFRFPYFSRDIAEFWRRWHISLSSWFRDYLYFPLGGSRGGMAKTIRNTFIIFLVSGFWHGANWTFLAWGGLNALFIMPSIIFKTNRRNLDTVAQGRMLPSIREFCQLILTFCLASFAWIFFRAESITDAFMYIKEIFSATLFQSPDVISGKVIAIVGVFMLIEWLGRENKYALEKLTLKWKRPLSWAFYYLIILAILCFTGSEQQFIYFQF, encoded by the coding sequence GTGTTATTTAACTCGGCAGGCTTCGCTGTATTTTTTATTTTTGTGTTCTCCCTTTATTGGTTTGTTTTTAATAAATCATTAAAATGGCAGAACATATTCTTGGCTGTTTGTAGTTATTTCTTCTATGGCTGCTGGGATTGGCGTTTCATGTTCTTGTTAGGCTTTTCTACCTTTCTGGATTATTTTTCCGGATTGAAGATTTTTGAGTCAAACACCGCTTCGAAGAAGAAATTCTGGCTAATACTCAGTGTGGGGCTGAATCTTGGGTTTCTCGGATTCTTCAAATACTATAACTTCTTTATCGAATCGTTTGCCGAATTGTTGTCGTCTGTAGGTTTCACACCTCATATGACAACTCTAAATATTATCTTGCCTGTAGGTATTTCATTCTATACATTTCATGGATTGTCCTATGTTTTCGATATCTATTTCGGAAAGATAAAACCAACCCGCAATTGGATTGACTACTCGCTTTTCGTGAGTTTCTTTCCTCTCCTGGTTGCAGGTCCTATCGAAAGAGCAACGCATTTACTTCCGCAAGTAGAAAAGCCAAGAGTATTTAACTATTCGAAAGCTGTAGATGGCTTAAGGCAGATTCTTTGGGGATTATTCAAAAAAGTTGTAGTAGCCGATAATTGTGCCGAATTGGCGAATACCATATTCAATAACCATCAACACTATTCGGGTAGTACTTTGGTATTGGGAGCTATGTTATTTGCTATACAGATATACGGCGACTTCTCAGGATATTCCGATATTGCTTTAGGTACGGCTCGCTTACTTGGATTCGAACTGTTGCAAAATTTCAGGTTTCCTTATTTCTCGAGAGATATTGCCGAATTTTGGAGACGCTGGCATATCTCGCTGTCTTCTTGGTTTAGAGACTATCTTTATTTCCCATTAGGCGGAAGCAGGGGAGGGATGGCTAAAACTATTCGTAATACATTCATTATATTTCTGGTCAGTGGATTCTGGCATGGAGCTAACTGGACATTCCTTGCATGGGGTGGACTGAATGCTCTGTTTATAATGCCATCCATTATATTCAAAACGAACAGGCGAAATCTGGATACGGTTGCTCAAGGACGGATGCTGCCCTCTATACGTGAATTTTGTCAATTGATTCTGACTTTCTGTTTGGCAAGTTTTGCCTGGATATTTTTTAGAGCAGAATCCATTACTGATGCTTTTATGTATATAAAAGAAATATTCTCTGCCACTTTATTTCAAAGCCCCGATGTTATATCAGGAAAAGTGATAGCTATTGTGGGAGTCTTTATGCTTATCGAATGGCTGGGGCGTGAAAATAAGTATGCGTTAGAGAAATTGACATTGAAATGGAAGCGTCCGCTTAGTTGGGCTTTCTATTATTTAATAATACTGGCTATACTTTGCTTTACAGGAAGTGAACAACAGTTTATATATTTTCAATTCTAA
- the gpmA gene encoding 2,3-diphosphoglycerate-dependent phosphoglycerate mutase, protein MKKVVLIRHGESVWNLENRFTGWTDVDLTENGVKEAIKAGKLLKEKGFKFEKAYTSYLKRANKTLNTILDQMDLDWIPVEKSWRLNEKHYGMLQGLNKAETAEKYGDEQVLIWRRSYDVPPTALAADDPRSPYLDPRYKDVDKKDLPLTEALKDTVERILPYWNDTIFQALKDHDEIIVAAHGNSLRGIIKHLKGISDEDIVSLNLPTAVPYLFEFDDNLKLVNDEFLGDPEEIKALMDAVANQGKKK, encoded by the coding sequence ATGAAAAAAGTTGTATTGATCCGTCACGGTGAGAGTGTATGGAATTTGGAAAACAGATTTACAGGTTGGACAGATGTTGATTTAACTGAGAATGGTGTTAAAGAAGCAATCAAAGCCGGTAAACTTTTAAAAGAAAAAGGATTTAAATTCGAAAAAGCGTATACTTCATATTTGAAGAGAGCTAATAAAACATTGAATACAATCTTAGATCAAATGGATTTAGATTGGATTCCTGTTGAAAAATCTTGGCGTTTGAACGAAAAGCATTATGGTATGCTTCAAGGTTTGAACAAAGCAGAAACTGCTGAGAAATATGGCGATGAGCAAGTTCTTATCTGGAGACGTAGCTACGATGTTCCACCAACAGCATTAGCTGCTGACGATCCTCGTTCTCCATATCTTGATCCTCGTTACAAAGACGTAGATAAAAAAGACCTTCCTCTTACAGAAGCTTTGAAAGACACTGTGGAAAGAATACTTCCTTATTGGAATGATACTATTTTCCAAGCGTTGAAAGATCACGATGAGATTATTGTTGCTGCTCACGGTAACAGTCTTCGTGGTATAATCAAACACCTGAAAGGAATTTCTGATGAAGATATCGTATCATTGAATCTTCCAACAGCTGTTCCTTACTTATTCGAGTTTGATGACAACTTGAAACTTGTAAATGACGAATTCTTGGGTGATCCGGAAGAAATCAAAGCTTTGATGGATGCTGTAGCCAATCAAGGAAAAAAGAAATAA
- the gnd gene encoding phosphogluconate dehydrogenase (NAD(+)-dependent, decarboxylating) codes for MKIGFVGLGKMGGKMVERLLNHGHEVVVYNLTSKEVDEAVSKGAVAAKDLTDLVGKLDGRKLVWLMVPAGKPVEENIAELVSLLGKDDIIVDGGNSYWRETVERGKKVAEKGIHYIDCGTSGGVWGLQNGYCLMYGGEKGACDFAEPIFKSLAPENGYIRCGESGSGHMVKMVHNGIEYGMMQAYAEGFEIMKKSPYDVDLEKISRVWMQGSVVRSWLLELIGNALEGNEDLAGIKPYVSDSGEGRWTVQTAIDFDVPAHAITASLFTRFESRENDSYAYKLLSAMRNQFGGHEIKKD; via the coding sequence ATGAAAATCGGATTTGTTGGTTTAGGCAAGATGGGTGGCAAAATGGTTGAACGCCTATTGAATCATGGACATGAGGTTGTAGTTTATAACTTAACTTCAAAAGAAGTAGATGAGGCTGTTAGCAAAGGTGCTGTAGCTGCTAAAGACTTGACTGACTTAGTTGGAAAATTAGACGGACGTAAATTGGTGTGGTTGATGGTTCCTGCCGGAAAACCTGTAGAAGAAAACATAGCAGAGCTTGTTTCGCTATTAGGCAAAGATGATATTATTGTTGATGGTGGAAACAGCTACTGGAGAGAAACTGTAGAACGTGGTAAAAAAGTTGCCGAAAAAGGCATTCATTATATAGATTGTGGAACCAGCGGTGGTGTTTGGGGACTTCAAAATGGTTACTGTCTGATGTACGGTGGCGAAAAAGGTGCTTGTGATTTTGCAGAGCCTATTTTCAAATCATTAGCTCCTGAAAACGGATATATCCGTTGCGGAGAAAGTGGTTCGGGACACATGGTGAAAATGGTTCACAATGGTATCGAATACGGAATGATGCAGGCTTATGCCGAAGGTTTCGAAATTATGAAAAAATCTCCATACGATGTTGATTTAGAAAAAATCTCTCGTGTATGGATGCAAGGTTCGGTCGTACGTTCGTGGTTACTTGAGTTGATTGGCAACGCATTGGAAGGAAACGAAGACCTGGCAGGTATTAAACCTTATGTTTCTGATAGCGGTGAAGGTCGTTGGACTGTACAAACTGCTATTGACTTTGATGTACCTGCTCACGCAATTACCGCATCATTGTTTACTCGTTTCGAATCAAGAGAAAACGATTCGTATGCATATAAATTATTGTCTGCCATGAGAAATCAATTTGGCGGTCACGAGATAAAAAAAGACTAA
- the zwf gene encoding glucose-6-phosphate dehydrogenase, whose amino-acid sequence MKKIKDQVLVIFGASGDLTYRKLVPALFDLYKQKSLPDNFVVLGVARSSFTDTSFREKMIDGIRQFAISKDAAEKEIDAFSEKLFYLSINTDDGAEYSKLTSRLKGFDDEKGTDGNYLFYLSTPPNLYPLIPKFLAKEGLNESKGKIRRIVIEKPFGNDLKSAVELNKSLLNDYEEHQIYRMDHYLGKETVQNLLVTRFSNSIYEPLWNRNYIHHVEITAAESIGVEGRGGYYDHSGAMRDMIQNHLFQLLALVAMEPPTVIESDAIRNEKLKVFQAMRPLSQLDIQNNVIRGQYTAANVKRVPQKGYREETGVNPNSRTETYVAMKMFVDNWRWGGVPFYLRTGKRLPTRVSEIVIHFKPTPLNLFVDNKEYCSDGNVLVIRIHPDEGILLKTGMKVPGNGYRVKEVNMDFHYSQLQDTYVPGAYERLLLDAMLGDSTLYTRGDALEFAWKFVQPILDYWEANPDAPLYGYPCGSWGPACADGLIEGENMTWRYPCKNLSDDGIYCEL is encoded by the coding sequence ATGAAAAAAATAAAAGATCAGGTCTTGGTGATTTTTGGTGCGTCGGGTGACTTGACATATCGAAAATTAGTTCCGGCTCTTTTCGATCTATATAAGCAAAAATCTTTGCCCGATAATTTTGTTGTGCTGGGTGTTGCACGAAGTTCCTTTACTGATACTTCGTTCAGAGAGAAAATGATTGATGGAATACGTCAGTTTGCAATATCGAAAGATGCTGCCGAAAAAGAGATTGACGCTTTTTCTGAAAAGCTGTTTTATCTGTCGATAAATACGGATGATGGAGCTGAATATTCAAAACTTACATCTCGTCTTAAAGGATTTGATGATGAGAAAGGAACAGATGGCAATTACTTATTCTATCTGTCTACTCCTCCTAACTTGTATCCTTTGATACCTAAGTTTCTGGCTAAAGAGGGTTTGAATGAAAGCAAAGGCAAAATCAGACGTATTGTTATAGAGAAACCGTTTGGTAATGATTTGAAGTCGGCAGTAGAACTTAATAAAAGTCTTTTGAACGATTATGAAGAGCATCAGATCTATCGTATGGATCACTATCTGGGTAAAGAGACAGTGCAAAACTTGCTAGTGACTCGTTTCTCAAATAGTATCTATGAGCCTTTGTGGAATCGGAATTATATTCACCATGTAGAAATTACCGCTGCCGAAAGTATCGGAGTTGAAGGTCGTGGAGGATATTATGATCATTCGGGAGCTATGCGTGATATGATTCAGAATCACTTGTTTCAGTTACTGGCTCTAGTGGCTATGGAACCGCCTACGGTGATTGAATCGGATGCTATCAGAAATGAAAAGCTGAAAGTCTTTCAAGCTATGCGTCCATTGAGTCAGCTTGATATTCAAAATAATGTAATAAGAGGTCAATATACGGCAGCAAACGTTAAACGTGTTCCTCAGAAAGGATATAGAGAAGAAACGGGAGTTAATCCCAATTCTCGTACCGAAACCTATGTAGCCATGAAGATGTTTGTTGATAACTGGCGTTGGGGTGGTGTGCCTTTTTATCTTCGTACAGGGAAGCGTTTGCCTACCCGTGTGTCGGAAATAGTTATACATTTCAAACCAACTCCACTTAACTTGTTTGTTGACAACAAAGAATATTGCAGTGATGGAAATGTATTGGTAATACGCATACATCCAGATGAGGGCATCTTATTGAAAACAGGTATGAAAGTTCCGGGAAATGGTTACAGGGTAAAAGAGGTGAATATGGATTTCCACTATTCGCAACTACAAGATACCTATGTTCCGGGAGCATACGAACGCTTGTTGCTAGATGCCATGTTGGGTGACTCTACTCTATACACACGTGGCGATGCTTTGGAATTTGCATGGAAGTTTGTTCAACCGATACTCGATTATTGGGAAGCAAATCCGGATGCTCCATTGTATGGATATCCCTGCGGATCGTGGGGGCCTGCATGTGCCGATGGTTTGATCGAGGGTGAAAATATGACATGGAGATATCCGTGTAAAAATCTGTCAGACGACGGTATATATTGTGAATTATAG